ACGAACCCGTACCAGAAGGTTAAGCTAAAGATTCTAACAGACTTTTGGCATTTTGCAGATGCTGTTTGGATTGTTCTTTTCTTCTATTTCCTATTTAGCTTTTAGACTGAAGTAGCTGTTTTAAATCTTTGAAAAACTTACCCACAACCTTGGGTATAGAAACACCGATTTTCTGTAAACCAATATTCAATACGGCAAACCAGATCATAAATAGGATGATCATTACCGCAATGACTATATTATTGAATTGTGGCTCTACTGCGTTGACCTCTACTGTTTGGGAAATGTCATTATTTTGGAAAAAACCTATCAATGAATGATCGGTGGGGTAATGGAGTTTACTCATGTCTTTTATCGAATATTTACAGCATTCGAAGTTTTTATTCTGTTTCTAATAACCAGTAAAGCTTTTGTAATCCGATTCAAAATATAAATCGTGGGTCCAATAACAGGGGTAATGAAAAGCACAATGAACAGCCAAATCCTGTTGATGTTCCTATGAAAGGACATTAAGAAAAATGAAACTATCATAAGAAAGAACTGATAGACATATAGTTTTCTCACGAAAATAAATGAACCACCAATTTCAGGCTTGTTATAGATAAAGCTTTCAATCTCAGGTTGGTTTGAGCCATCCGTGAAAAAGGCATTAAGCTCACCTTTGATGAATAAACTTTCAACAATGTTTAACCCGCTTATTCTTAATGAAACAGGTAGAGACCAATAAACGGTGTTTTCCTTCGAGTTCTGCGTTAACTGAAGACCTTGGTGGAATACTTCAATTCCGATGAGCAGGCCTGTTAATGTACTCACTATGGTGTCAAGCTTTATGCTGCCATTGTCTGTTTTCCTAAAAACTAATGATAGTCTCAAGTCAGTAAAGTCATCAACCATGAATGTGTGTTCATGTAAGTGAGCATCTTTAAATCCGTAAACCACACTACTCCAACCTTGGCCCTTGATTGAGGTCGTGCAGATTGATATGAATAGGACCCACGTCAAGAGCCTACTTAGAACAAACTTCATAATGGTCCTTTCTATTGATAAAGATATTAAACATAAATATAGGCAGAATATATTCTCCCTGAATTATAAAATATTATCAATCAAAATAAAAAAGGCCGCGTGACCAAACGCGACCTTCAGCAATTGACTTATGAAGAATTGTTTTTGACTTTTGGGCTCAGCCCTGAGTTTTTTAGTTAAAAGTGATTGACTTAACGTCTTCCCATGCTATGTACTTAGGATCTCCACTTCCTGAGAATACTAGTACACCGTCGTTGTCTTCGTTTACATCTCGAGCATCTCCGATTAATAGCTCTGTACCATTTTTCAGTACTACGCTCGAGTAATCATAATTTTTTGGAGTAATGCTTTTGATACTGCCCATGGTGATGATGAATTCAACATCGTCATCTTTTCCCTGAAGCATTTCATAAGAGTAAGCTTCGTCTAAATCGTAAGTGATATCTCCGCTTAATGTTTCACCATCTACAGTTGTTACTGTACCAGATAGTCTCTTTAGGTTGGCAAAACTCTTGTAGTTTTGAACGGTTTTCGGCGCATCTTTAAAAGTTACTTTTTTGAAATCTCTCCATGGAATATCAACTTGACCAAAGTCGGTACTCACAATGATTCCTCTATTTTCACCATTTACGTCGTTAGAACCTCTCAAGTATAACTCTCTACCTGATTTAGTGATTACGTTACTGCCACTACGTTCTCTTTCAATTGACTTAAGCTTGCCGAATTCGATTTTCACGTCACCATCTCTAGTATCGCCATCTAGGATGTCAGTTGATATTCTTTCGTCGTGATCCCACTCGATAAATCCAGTATACTCACCACCGTAAATTTCAACTGTACCGTAAAGAGGAGCGCCCATGGTTTCATCAAGTTTTGATGGTGTATCCATGAATTCGATTGTTTCAATTCTACTCCATCTGAAAGAACTTTTACCTAGCTCTTTGTCCATAATGTGAACCGTCGTGTTGAAGTCATTCGATCCATCTTTCACATAAACCGTTTCGCCATCACGCATGGTCATCTTTACTTCAGACCTTCTGTTAATCTCTATTTTAGAGATGTTACCGAATTGTGCTTGGAACTCGTGAGTGGTTTCGTAGTTGCTGTTGCTGTTCCAACTGATGTTGAAACCATTCCAGCTTCTTCTTTCCCTGTTCCTTAATTCTCTTCTGTCTTCTCTAGATAAGTATCTATAATTTTCGTTGTCTTCTTTGTTGCCGTTGAAGATGTCCACCCACATGGCTTCTTCATCGCCCCATCTAATTTGACCTGTATATGTATCACCGTCAATAGTTGTTAGTTTTCCGTAGATGAGTGCTTCATCTTGAGCGACAGCACTCATGGAACCTACCAAAGTGAAAACTGCTATTAAAGTGATTTTAAGTTTTGAGTTCATGACCTTTTTATGTTTTAGTTGTTTTCTCATTTTCGATACGTCAAATATGAAGACAACGGATAGGTTATGAAATCAATAGGGGTTCTATCGGGGCATTATTGAACTGAAACGGGCGCGCCTAATACCGAATCCGACAGCCTGATTCAGCTTACTGGTCTAACCAACGCTTGAAGAGAGGAGTTTTCTCACTACTCACCACTATATCCTGATCGATAGCAGGGTTCAACCCAAGCTTGACACGACCTTTGAAATAAGGGTGAATGTCTGTGACAGCATCAAAATGGACGAAGAACTTGCGGTTTACTCTGTAGAAATGCTTGGGGTCTAAGAGTGATTCTAATTCTTCTAGGGTCTGATCGATTGGTAATTTCTGGTTGTCAAAAGTGACCAGGTATGAAAGCTTATCTTGAGAGAAGAAATAAGCGACCTTTTCTATAGGAATGGCTTTAATTCGCTGCCCTAGCTTTACCAAAAACCTAGATTTGTACTCTTTCGAGGCGCCTGAAATCACAGCTCGAATTTCGTCCATATCAATCTTGCTGTTGTCTTCGGAAGCTTGCCTGTTATCGTATTTGTCGAGTGCGCTCGCTAGCTTTTCTTTTTGAATAGGTTTAAGTATGTAATCCACACTATTTACCTCAAATGCTTTGATCGCGTATTCGTCATAAGCTGTGGTAAATATTACAGGCGTCTTTACTTCAACCTGATCGAAGATTTCAAAGCTCGAGCCATCCAGTAGGTGTATATCGCTAATGATAAGGTCGGGGTGTTCGTTGTTCTGTAGCCATAATACAGCCGCTTCGATTGATTTCATGGCCGCAAGAATTTCGGCCTCAGGTTTCAGGCTCTTTAAAAGCTGGATCAATCGATCGGAGGCTAATTTTTCGTCTTCAAAAACAACTACATTCATAATTTACTGTGCCTCTAAGTCTACCAAAGGGATTTTAACAATAAAGTTATCGGGATTCTTAAACACCTGAACTTCCTTATCGGTAAAGTAAGAATATCTTTTCTTAATGTTATCCAGCCCGGTTTTCCCACTGTTCCTAGTTTCAACACGTTTTTCTCTCAGGTTGTTTTTAATCGTCAGATAACCGTTTTGACAAGAAATATGGATTTTCAGAGGTTTTACTTCGGATATGATGTTGTGTTTGATCGCGTTTTCTATCAGCATTTGCAGCGTTAGCGGTGGCAGATAAAGCGTGTGAGATTTACTTTCTATATCTATGAAAGTCTGGATAGTATCTTCGAACCTGATTTCTAATAGGTATAAGTAAGAAGCGATAAACCTAAGCTCTTCATTTAGTGTAACTAGTTCTTCTTTACTACTCTTGAGAATATTGCGGTAAACATCGGCAAATTTTTCTAAGTACGTCTGAGAAAGTTCAGTATCCACACTAATCAATGAGGATAGAATGTTCAAGTTGTTAAATAGAAAATGTGGGTCTAAGTGGTTTTTTAGTGTGGTGAGCTCTGCCCGAATGGTTTCTTTTTGAAAAGTTTCAGAGTTAACCTGCGCTGTCTTCCAGTTGCTAAGAAACTGTATGCCGAAGTTGATCGAAATGGTAGGTAAAAGTACTAGAAGCCCCAAAATATTCATCGATACTATTTGCGCTTCATTAGGCGGATCGGTTGTTAGGCCTAGTTTTAATATAAAGTAGCTTAGGTTAATAATAATGAGTGAAAGAAGAATTCCCACCCCCAATTGCCAATAGAAACGTTTATTGCCATGTTCTAGCCATGGCATACTTTTATCTAGTTTTCTGGTTAAAAAGTGATTGGAAATCCAAACCAATATAAGTGTGATAACTACCCAACTTGCAGTTAAATAGAGCTCTCTATCGGCGTTTGTAGCGTAAAGTGTTATAAAAACAGCAGCCGTTAGCACTACGCTAACGATCAACTGGTTTCTAATTTTTTTGGATAGTGTCACGGATACAAGTTAATCAAAAATGATTTCGTCGATCTTTGACCATTTGATATAGATTGGCTCTGCATTTTTTGAAGGGAAAACTAAGACTCCGGCATTATTCTCGCTCACATCTCTGTGGTCTCCAAGTAACAATCTTTCTCCGTTTTTAAGTTCTACCATAGAGTAGTTATAATTCTTTGGAATAATGCTCTTAATGTTTCTAAATACTATTTGAAATTCAGCCTCATCGTCGTTGGCATCCAACAGTTCGAATTCGTATGCTTCATCAAGATCAAATGCGATCAAACCATCATATTCGTCACCTTGAATTGTAATAACTTTTGCATTAAGACCTCTTGAAGGAAGAAAGTCGTCATAAGACATGCGCAAGCTTTCGTCATCCGAAATATTCAATTCAATGAAGTCTCTCCAGGCAATCTTTACTTGACCAACATCAGGGTCGTTTACGACTATACCGCGGTTTTCATTGTTTACGTCATTGCTACCCGTGAGATAAAGCGATCGGCCAGACTTTAGAGTCAGATCAACTCCATTTCTTTGTTTTACAATTTTTTGAATACTTCTAAAAGGAACCTTTTTGTCGCCATCTCTATCCTTACCGTCTAATACTTCTTCCAAGAAGCGCTCATCAGAATCCCACTCGATTTGACCTTTAAAAGTTCCTTTTCTGCCCGCATTTACAACACCATAGATCGGTTTACCAAACCCTTCTTCTTGGGTTTTAGGGGAAGCCATAAACTCGACTTTTTCAACACGGCCCCACGAAAGCATTACTTCGCCTAGCTCGAAATCGTAAACTCCAATACTTCCTCCAATATCTTCACTATTGCCAGCCTTGATCTCCATGGAGGTGCCATTTTTGAAAGTAACCATGGCTCGATCTCTCTTTACTGGCTCGATTGATTTTAGATCACCAAAACGGGCCTTAAACTCATGTGGGGTATCAGTAAATTTGTCAGCCCAAATACTTAGCACACCTAGATCAATATTTAACCAAGATCCACCGCTTTCTTCACCTTGCGAAAGTTCTTCGATTTCAGATTTTGACAGATATTTCAGCAGGTCGTTCGATGTTTTGGTGCCATTGAATACCTCTACCCAAAACACCTCTGCTTTTTGTGCATTTTTACTACCCCACCTAATAGGTCCAGTGTAAACGTCTCCACTGATCGTAGTGACTTTGCCATAGATAAAGCTGTTTTTCTGCGCATTGGATTGATTGCTAATAATGAGCAAACCAACCACGATGCCGATGAAGAGTAATATGCCTCTGACCATT
This is a stretch of genomic DNA from Roseivirga misakiensis. It encodes these proteins:
- a CDS encoding sensor histidine kinase → MTLSKKIRNQLIVSVVLTAAVFITLYATNADRELYLTASWVVITLILVWISNHFLTRKLDKSMPWLEHGNKRFYWQLGVGILLSLIIINLSYFILKLGLTTDPPNEAQIVSMNILGLLVLLPTISINFGIQFLSNWKTAQVNSETFQKETIRAELTTLKNHLDPHFLFNNLNILSSLISVDTELSQTYLEKFADVYRNILKSSKEELVTLNEELRFIASYLYLLEIRFEDTIQTFIDIESKSHTLYLPPLTLQMLIENAIKHNIISEVKPLKIHISCQNGYLTIKNNLREKRVETRNSGKTGLDNIKKRYSYFTDKEVQVFKNPDNFIVKIPLVDLEAQ
- a CDS encoding LytR/AlgR family response regulator transcription factor → MNVVVFEDEKLASDRLIQLLKSLKPEAEILAAMKSIEAAVLWLQNNEHPDLIISDIHLLDGSSFEIFDQVEVKTPVIFTTAYDEYAIKAFEVNSVDYILKPIQKEKLASALDKYDNRQASEDNSKIDMDEIRAVISGASKEYKSRFLVKLGQRIKAIPIEKVAYFFSQDKLSYLVTFDNQKLPIDQTLEELESLLDPKHFYRVNRKFFVHFDAVTDIHPYFKGRVKLGLNPAIDQDIVVSSEKTPLFKRWLDQ